The following proteins come from a genomic window of Chlamydiales bacterium:
- the glmM gene encoding phosphoglucosamine mutase yields MKRSDFKLFGTDGVRGRANYFPMTVEIALMLGKAVAVVLRRHNGKHRVVVGKDTRLSCYMFENALVAGLNSMGVDTLIVGPLPTPAVAFITRAYRADAGIVISASHNPYHDNGIKIFISDGIKLPDEIEHEMEKIIALGNFEEIPPDNELGRNKRIEDAGGRYIEFVKATFPKGRTLKGIKIFLDCANGAAHRVAPLVFWELDAEVVAIGNDPNGININENCGALHPSVMQKGVIEHKANVGIALDGDGDRVIMVDEQGHIVDGDIILAICAYDLQNRKMLKNNRVVTTVMTNYGVVQYLKSIGIEVILSKVGDRYVIHDMLKYDAFLGGEQSGHMIFLDHNTTGDGIVAALQVLRIMIENDSTLSDLAACVKKIPQTLINVPVSKKPSLHKLTNVWKKIAMIEEELGKEGRVLIRYSGTENLCRVMVEGPKKHQVDLFAEEIAREVQREIGVKKK; encoded by the coding sequence ATTAAAAGATCTGACTTTAAGTTATTTGGAACTGATGGTGTTAGGGGACGAGCCAACTATTTTCCGATGACTGTTGAGATTGCTCTCATGCTTGGTAAAGCTGTCGCTGTTGTCCTTCGTCGTCATAATGGAAAGCATCGAGTAGTTGTAGGGAAAGATACGCGACTTTCTTGTTATATGTTTGAAAATGCACTTGTAGCAGGCCTAAATTCTATGGGGGTAGATACATTAATAGTAGGTCCACTTCCAACTCCAGCGGTTGCTTTTATTACTCGTGCTTATCGCGCTGATGCTGGGATTGTAATTTCTGCATCACACAATCCTTATCATGATAATGGAATTAAGATTTTTATTTCCGATGGTATTAAATTGCCTGATGAGATTGAACATGAAATGGAAAAGATTATTGCTTTAGGAAATTTCGAAGAGATTCCACCAGATAACGAATTAGGTCGAAATAAGCGCATCGAAGATGCTGGAGGACGGTATATTGAATTTGTAAAAGCTACTTTTCCAAAAGGTAGAACATTAAAAGGCATAAAAATATTTTTAGACTGTGCTAATGGTGCTGCTCATAGAGTTGCTCCTCTTGTTTTTTGGGAGCTAGATGCTGAAGTAGTTGCAATAGGGAATGATCCAAATGGGATTAATATTAATGAAAATTGTGGTGCCTTACACCCATCAGTTATGCAAAAAGGGGTGATTGAGCATAAAGCTAATGTAGGGATCGCTCTTGATGGAGATGGAGATCGAGTGATTATGGTAGATGAACAAGGTCATATCGTCGATGGCGACATAATTTTAGCGATTTGTGCTTATGATTTACAAAATCGAAAAATGTTAAAAAATAATCGCGTTGTTACAACTGTAATGACGAATTACGGAGTCGTTCAGTATTTGAAATCCATTGGAATAGAAGTGATTTTATCAAAAGTTGGTGATCGATATGTAATTCATGATATGCTGAAGTATGATGCTTTTTTAGGGGGAGAACAGAGTGGTCATATGATCTTTCTTGACCATAATACAACGGGGGATGGTATTGTTGCTGCTCTACAGGTTCTAAGGATCATGATTGAAAATGATTCAACTCTTTCGGATTTAGCGGCTTGTGTAAAAAAAATTCCACAAACTCTTATTAATGTTCCTGTTTCAAAAAAACCCTCTTTACACAAGTTAACAAATGTGTGGAAAAAAATTGCAATGATTGAGGAAGAGTTGGGTAAAGAAGGACGAGTGTTGATCCGTTATTCTGGAACTGAAAATCTTTGTCGTGTCAT
- the pcnB gene encoding polynucleotide adenylyltransferase PcnB, with translation MKEKIYNIRDHHIRNELIDPKALFVLKKLHQAGYTAYLVGGGVRDLLMRKKPKDFDISTSAKPNEIKILFKKHCLLIGRRFRLAHIRLGQDIIEVSTFRAGDPTDQELIIEDNIWGTPKEDVLRRDFTMNGLFYDPLDHKIIDYVGGFEDLKNHNLRMIGDPKLRFKQDPVRMIRMQKFRARFGFNVDLEILQALDECRKEIIKSSPNRVLEEIFRMLESGASEPFFRMLVDSQLLEILFPPLDAYFQQPIGSLIYTYLKTADSINLDSTSPILDRGVLTAALIYPILEQEIATKEKKISMGDVMNLSYELIQKLLFKPYPHFPRKIRIRCHFILFTQYRFSLKKKQSHHRVAKQKEFFYALVFLKIRALINPSLFKIYRKWKSVLKREHEKKNP, from the coding sequence GTGAAAGAAAAAATCTACAACATAAGAGACCATCATATTCGCAATGAACTGATCGACCCTAAAGCTCTTTTTGTTCTAAAAAAACTTCATCAAGCAGGCTATACTGCCTATCTTGTTGGAGGAGGAGTACGTGATCTACTTATGAGAAAAAAACCCAAAGATTTTGATATCTCTACTTCAGCTAAACCTAATGAAATCAAAATCTTATTTAAAAAACACTGCTTATTAATTGGGCGTCGATTTCGCCTTGCTCATATTCGTTTGGGGCAAGATATTATTGAAGTATCAACATTCCGAGCAGGAGATCCAACTGATCAGGAACTAATCATTGAAGATAATATCTGGGGAACACCAAAAGAGGATGTTTTACGCCGTGATTTTACGATGAATGGATTATTTTATGACCCTCTGGATCACAAAATTATTGATTATGTTGGTGGCTTTGAAGACCTTAAAAATCATAATTTAAGAATGATAGGTGATCCAAAGCTACGTTTTAAACAAGATCCTGTCCGTATGATTCGTATGCAAAAGTTTCGTGCTCGTTTTGGCTTTAATGTTGATTTAGAGATTCTTCAAGCATTAGATGAATGTCGTAAAGAAATTATCAAAAGTTCCCCTAATCGAGTGTTGGAAGAAATTTTCCGAATGTTAGAATCAGGCGCTTCCGAGCCTTTTTTTCGGATGCTGGTTGATTCACAACTCCTTGAAATTCTATTTCCTCCTCTTGATGCTTATTTTCAGCAGCCGATTGGATCTCTTATCTATACCTACTTAAAAACAGCCGATTCGATAAATCTCGATTCAACATCCCCTATTCTTGACAGAGGAGTTTTAACAGCTGCTCTTATTTATCCTATTTTAGAACAAGAAATTGCAACAAAAGAAAAAAAAATCAGTATGGGTGATGTAATGAATCTATCTTATGAATTAATTCAAAAATTATTATTTAAACCCTACCCACATTTTCCTCGAAAAATTCGCATACGTTGTCATTTTATCCTTTTCACACAGTATAGATTCAGTCTCAAAAAAAAACAGTCTCACCACCGCGTGGCAAAACAAAAAGAGTTTTTCTATGCTTTAGTATTTTTAAAAATTCGTGCCCTGATTAATCCTAGTCTTTTCAAAATCTATAGAAAATGGAAATCTGTTTTAAAAAGAGAACATGAAAAAAAAAATCCATGA
- a CDS encoding glycosyltransferase family 2 protein, translating to MHYSIVIPVQDEEENIRDLIYEIECIMKKIGDPWELIFIDDGSKDLSLLILKDLCKTKPYLRVLAFAQNFGQSAAFLAGFKAANGDLVITLDGDGQNDPSDIPKLIAAMTDCELVVGWRVNRRDSWKKRGISYLSNWVRSRVCKDGIHDTGCSLKVYRKTALQQIKMYKGMHRFLPALFKIEGFRVKEIPVNHRPRTKGITKYHFFNRAIDPLLDMLAVRWMRHRALNYKLSEEISYKQ from the coding sequence ATGCACTATTCAATTGTGATTCCTGTTCAAGACGAAGAAGAAAATATCCGAGATCTCATCTACGAAATTGAATGTATTATGAAAAAAATAGGAGACCCTTGGGAACTGATTTTTATTGATGACGGTTCTAAGGATCTTAGTTTGCTAATATTAAAAGATTTATGTAAAACAAAACCCTATTTACGTGTTCTAGCATTTGCTCAAAATTTTGGACAGTCAGCTGCTTTTCTTGCAGGGTTTAAAGCAGCAAATGGAGATCTAGTGATTACACTCGACGGAGATGGACAAAACGACCCTTCAGATATTCCAAAACTCATTGCAGCTATGACTGATTGTGAACTTGTCGTAGGTTGGAGGGTAAATAGACGCGATTCTTGGAAAAAAAGGGGGATTTCTTACCTCTCTAATTGGGTGCGTAGTCGTGTTTGCAAAGATGGAATACATGACACAGGATGTTCATTAAAAGTCTATAGAAAAACAGCTCTACAGCAAATCAAAATGTATAAAGGGATGCATCGCTTTTTACCAGCTCTTTTCAAAATTGAAGGATTTCGAGTTAAAGAAATTCCTGTTAATCACCGCCCACGCACTAAAGGAATAACTAAGTATCATTTTTTTAATCGTGCAATCGATCCTTTACTTGATATGCTAGCTGTTCGATGGATGCGCCACCGCGCGCTCAATTATAAATTAAGTGAAGAAATTTCTTATAAACAATGA
- the lpxB gene encoding lipid-A-disaccharide synthase, translating into MTDTLRSLFYPLGLIANCLFGFRVFFQWIQSERKGESILSPSFWRISLIANGIMSIHGFIQLQYPVCLIQALNGVIAWRNLNLMHSNSLSQKKTFAIMSLAIVIISLVFAQQDVWMSPPKISWYKNHLNPPNFAWHLVGYLGMFLFTSRFWLQWWLAEKHQTSCLGKPFWWMSLSGASLSLVYFIRLADPVNIIGYGFGLLPYIRNLMLIKPNYKIGKDLFIFAGEPSGDVLGAQLVKTLKKNQSNLIITGVGGPLMSDAGMNITYPMELFQVMGFSDVIKRLPLIYLNLIKISNQILKMQPIAVVLIDYPDFNMHLAKKLRKKGYAGKLIHYVSPSIWAWRKGRIKTLVKTLDSLLSILPFEKEYFNHTSLPVTYVGHPLVSAIKSHIYQPPILFPKDQPILAIFPGSRRQEIALNLPIQWEVAKQFPDFIPCISVAHPYLIKEIKKHTGSKAHLVPQDKRYDLMQAATLALATCGTIVLEIGLHALPTVVIYKLTPMNYLMGRYIFRIDLQFYNLVNIICKRHVYPEFIDRKLSIDKITRALKSLNPKQCYEACRELTSHLSDYNASEKAAQIIKSLIT; encoded by the coding sequence ATGACTGATACACTTCGCTCTCTTTTTTATCCTCTTGGCTTGATTGCAAATTGTTTATTTGGGTTCCGAGTATTTTTTCAGTGGATACAGAGTGAAAGAAAAGGAGAAAGTATCCTCTCTCCCTCTTTCTGGAGGATTTCCCTTATCGCAAACGGAATCATGTCAATCCATGGATTCATTCAACTGCAATATCCTGTTTGCCTAATTCAAGCATTGAATGGAGTCATTGCCTGGCGTAATCTCAACCTTATGCATTCTAATTCTCTCTCACAAAAAAAAACTTTTGCAATTATGAGCCTTGCAATTGTGATTATTTCCTTGGTTTTTGCCCAACAAGATGTCTGGATGTCTCCTCCTAAAATTTCTTGGTATAAAAATCACCTTAATCCACCTAATTTTGCTTGGCATTTGGTTGGGTATCTTGGAATGTTTCTTTTTACGAGTCGTTTTTGGTTGCAATGGTGGCTAGCTGAAAAACATCAAACAAGTTGTTTAGGAAAGCCATTTTGGTGGATGAGTTTATCAGGTGCTTCTCTCTCCTTAGTATATTTTATCCGCTTAGCAGACCCTGTCAATATCATAGGCTATGGCTTTGGCCTTTTGCCTTATATCCGTAATCTTATGCTGATAAAGCCTAACTATAAAATAGGAAAAGATCTATTTATATTTGCTGGAGAACCCAGTGGTGATGTTTTAGGTGCCCAATTAGTTAAAACACTAAAAAAAAATCAATCCAACCTCATTATCACTGGTGTTGGAGGACCACTGATGTCTGATGCAGGAATGAATATCACCTATCCCATGGAACTCTTTCAAGTCATGGGTTTTTCAGATGTCATTAAAAGACTCCCTCTCATCTATTTAAATCTAATAAAAATTAGCAATCAAATCCTAAAGATGCAACCCATTGCTGTTGTTCTTATTGACTATCCTGATTTCAATATGCATCTTGCAAAAAAATTGCGCAAGAAAGGCTATGCAGGAAAATTGATCCACTATGTTTCCCCTTCGATTTGGGCTTGGAGAAAAGGAAGAATAAAAACTCTTGTAAAGACTTTAGATAGTCTTCTTTCAATTCTTCCTTTTGAAAAAGAATACTTTAACCATACTTCGCTTCCAGTTACCTATGTCGGTCACCCTCTCGTATCTGCTATCAAATCTCATATTTATCAACCACCAATTTTATTCCCTAAAGATCAACCAATTTTAGCAATTTTTCCTGGAAGTCGCCGACAGGAAATTGCCTTAAATCTTCCTATTCAATGGGAGGTTGCAAAACAATTTCCTGATTTCATTCCTTGTATTTCTGTAGCTCACCCCTATCTTATCAAAGAAATTAAAAAACATACTGGATCTAAAGCGCATCTTGTTCCACAAGACAAGCGTTATGATTTAATGCAAGCTGCTACACTAGCTTTAGCGACTTGTGGGACAATTGTATTGGAGATAGGATTACATGCTCTGCCAACAGTCGTCATCTATAAACTTACTCCTATGAACTATTTAATGGGTCGCTACATCTTTCGCATTGATCTTCAATTTTATAACCTCGTCAATATTATCTGCAAACGTCACGTTTATCCAGAATTTATCGATAGAAAACTTTCTATAGATAAGATTACCAGAGCATTAAAATCTCTTAACCCTAAGCAATGTTATGAAGCTTGCAGAGAATTGACCTCTCATCTTTCAGACTATAATGCTAGCGAAAAAGCTGCCCAAATTATTAAGAGTTTGATTACATGA
- a CDS encoding YchJ family metal-binding protein gives MKCPCHSGKEYRACCKPYHNGQSPLKPIALMRARYSAYALKNVDYIIETTHSSHPDQMSSLKEWRSRIFAFSKKYAFINLTILDLEDCFVTFQAQLNHDESFIEKSEFKKEDGEWRYKGAVFIK, from the coding sequence ATGAAATGTCCTTGTCATAGTGGGAAAGAATACAGAGCTTGCTGCAAGCCTTATCACAATGGCCAATCTCCATTAAAACCAATTGCCTTAATGCGCGCAAGATACAGCGCCTATGCTCTAAAAAATGTCGATTATATTATTGAAACCACCCACTCTTCTCATCCAGATCAAATGAGTTCTCTTAAAGAATGGAGAAGTAGAATTTTCGCTTTTTCAAAAAAATACGCATTTATTAATCTAACCATTCTAGATTTAGAAGATTGTTTTGTCACATTTCAAGCACAATTAAATCATGATGAATCTTTCATTGAGAAGAGTGAATTTAAGAAAGAAGATGGTGAATGGCGTTATAAAGGAGCAGTTTTTATCAAATAA
- the plsX gene encoding phosphate acyltransferase PlsX, with translation MDLRLGVDLMGGDQAPDVIFKAILDVARKTKYYLVVLATRPFCSLFAQNAHPRIEFLTTEESIEMGESPLLAIRRKKNSSMSVGMRLLKKGEVDAFISVGNTGALVGTAIHYLGTFPGVERPALLVTMPTAKEKIVVLDVGANMMAKPCQIVSYAKMGAIYQQCYQGLKNPMIGLLNIGVEEEKGRKETKETYRLLQTAFQNCFLGNIEGHEVFRGEIDVLVTDGFTGNIFLKTSEGVSSFLANYLGKQFNVPEIVAHLNQKFNYSKHPGAFLCGLNGLVIKCHGNSDHQALMNGILGAADLIERGVFDQMKKALI, from the coding sequence TTGGATCTACGCTTAGGAGTGGATTTAATGGGAGGTGATCAGGCTCCCGACGTAATTTTTAAAGCCATACTTGATGTTGCAAGAAAAACAAAATATTACTTAGTGGTTTTAGCTACTCGTCCTTTTTGTTCCTTATTTGCTCAAAATGCACATCCTCGAATCGAATTTCTAACAACCGAGGAAAGTATTGAAATGGGTGAGTCCCCTCTTCTTGCGATTCGTCGTAAAAAAAATTCCTCTATGTCTGTTGGTATGCGTCTACTTAAGAAAGGAGAAGTAGACGCTTTTATATCTGTTGGCAATACAGGAGCTCTAGTAGGAACAGCCATCCATTATTTAGGTACTTTTCCTGGAGTGGAGAGACCAGCATTGTTAGTTACAATGCCTACTGCAAAAGAAAAGATTGTTGTTCTTGATGTTGGAGCAAATATGATGGCGAAACCATGTCAAATTGTATCATATGCTAAGATGGGTGCCATATATCAGCAGTGTTATCAAGGATTAAAAAATCCTATGATTGGGCTTCTTAATATCGGTGTTGAAGAGGAAAAAGGAAGAAAAGAGACAAAAGAGACATATCGTCTTTTACAAACAGCTTTTCAAAATTGTTTTCTTGGAAATATTGAAGGTCATGAAGTCTTTAGAGGAGAGATAGACGTTCTTGTCACGGACGGTTTTACAGGAAACATTTTTTTGAAAACATCGGAAGGTGTTTCAAGTTTCTTAGCGAATTATCTTGGGAAGCAATTTAATGTTCCAGAAATTGTCGCTCATCTCAATCAGAAATTTAATTATTCGAAACATCCAGGAGCTTTTCTTTGTGGTCTTAATGGTTTAGTGATTAAATGTCATGGTAATTCTGACCATCAAGCTTTAATGAATGGAATTTTAGGAGCAGCTGATTTAATAGAAAGAGGGGTCTTTGATCAGATGAAAAAGGCTCTTATTTGA
- the rpmF gene encoding 50S ribosomal protein L32, whose amino-acid sequence MAVPRSRLSNQRKNTRRAHHEKKAKNIATCSNCGSPRLSHRVCSSCGFYNNRLVINREEE is encoded by the coding sequence ATGGCAGTGCCAAGATCACGGTTGAGTAATCAGCGTAAAAACACCAGGCGTGCTCATCATGAAAAAAAAGCCAAAAATATAGCCACTTGTTCAAATTGCGGGAGTCCTCGCCTCTCTCATCGTGTTTGTTCTTCTTGTGGATTTTATAATAATCGTTTGGTAATCAATAGGGAAGAGGAATAA
- a CDS encoding Rne/Rng family ribonuclease, with protein MDDDVLLNVESKEIRYAHLRNGQLQDLILERKKTRQLTGNIYRGQVTNVLHNIQSAFININEGENGFIHMSDILENTKKFERMFDMDFDLDYDIQSLDVGKQKQLDITEVLKIDQPVLVQVVKEPIGSKGARLTSNISIAGRYLVLLPNSPHRGVSRKIEDTDIRDELKKLIRAFEMPHDMGLICRTASSYATTDLLVNEAHELLNLWQQIIEKFHQSSHPNLLYEESDILKRAVITCVDKKYNRLLVDDYATYQKCKKIYKNFNFEYPLRIEYYRDKVPMFERFNIEREIEKALRRKIWLASGGYLYFDRTEAMFTIDVNSGRSTTSGEGNVEETLVRINLEAAEEIPRQLRLRNIGGLIIIDFIDMKMRKNQRRVLEQLRESMKQDPAKCTILSMSEFGLIEMTRQRSRESLIQTMFTACPYCHGSALIKNHESTMIEIERTLKKVILQYNQYRLLLILHPELHKYMKQEGNLSYLLAFAKQLKATLDFKESDSLHINDFQIISTLTNQIIEV; from the coding sequence ATGGATGATGATGTTCTTCTCAATGTGGAATCTAAAGAAATTCGCTACGCACACCTAAGAAATGGTCAACTTCAAGATCTAATTTTAGAAAGAAAGAAGACACGGCAACTGACGGGTAATATTTACCGCGGTCAGGTGACGAATGTCCTTCATAATATTCAATCAGCTTTTATCAATATCAATGAAGGAGAAAATGGATTCATTCATATGTCTGATATCCTTGAAAATACGAAAAAATTCGAACGCATGTTTGATATGGATTTTGATCTTGACTACGATATTCAATCTCTAGATGTAGGTAAACAGAAACAATTAGATATTACTGAAGTACTAAAAATTGACCAACCTGTCCTTGTACAAGTGGTCAAAGAACCAATTGGCTCAAAAGGGGCTCGTCTTACATCCAATATTTCAATTGCTGGTCGTTATCTTGTTTTACTCCCTAATTCTCCTCATCGTGGAGTCTCACGGAAGATCGAAGATACCGACATTCGTGATGAACTCAAAAAACTCATTCGAGCATTTGAAATGCCTCACGATATGGGCTTGATTTGCCGAACAGCGAGTAGCTATGCAACCACTGATCTACTTGTTAATGAAGCCCATGAACTACTCAATTTATGGCAACAAATAATAGAAAAATTTCATCAATCTTCTCATCCAAATCTTCTTTATGAAGAATCTGATATTTTAAAAAGAGCAGTCATTACTTGTGTTGATAAAAAATATAATCGTTTACTGGTAGATGACTATGCTACCTATCAGAAATGTAAAAAAATCTATAAGAACTTCAATTTTGAATATCCATTAAGGATTGAATACTACAGAGATAAAGTTCCTATGTTTGAAAGATTCAACATCGAACGTGAAATAGAAAAGGCTCTTCGTAGAAAAATTTGGCTTGCAAGTGGTGGCTACCTCTATTTTGATAGAACCGAAGCCATGTTTACAATTGATGTGAATTCAGGAAGGAGTACTACCTCAGGTGAGGGGAATGTTGAAGAAACCCTTGTGCGTATTAATCTAGAAGCAGCTGAGGAGATTCCTCGTCAACTGCGTTTGCGAAACATTGGTGGGCTGATAATTATCGATTTTATCGATATGAAGATGAGAAAAAACCAAAGACGTGTGTTAGAGCAACTGAGAGAATCAATGAAACAAGATCCAGCTAAATGTACCATTTTGAGTATGAGTGAATTTGGTCTCATTGAAATGACACGTCAAAGAAGTCGCGAATCACTCATTCAAACGATGTTTACAGCTTGTCCCTATTGTCATGGAAGCGCTTTGATTAAAAATCATGAAAGCACAATGATTGAAATTGAGCGAACTTTGAAAAAAGTCATTTTGCAATACAACCAATATAGGCTTCTTCTTATATTGCATCCAGAATTACATAAATATATGAAACAAGAAGGAAATCTTTCTTATTTACTTGCTTTTGCAAAGCAATTAAAAGCGACACTTGATTTTAAAGAATCTGATTCCCTTCATATCAATGATTTTCAAATAATTTCGACCTTAACAAACCAAATAATAGAAGTATGA
- a CDS encoding 1-acyl-sn-glycerol-3-phosphate acyltransferase gives MTFLEKLKTAYETKAVDEKNYRTIASLYKSYVHALQTDHLDMMDYESIFESFLQFVTEQIAHPYQFESFHKKITKPYNYYKFGMDFLRPLVNKKKSRIFKIENVKKMTQQLEQGDNIILFANHQTEVDPQLMSLALEETYPEFAGEVIFVAGNRVVSDPMAIPFSMGCNLLCIYSKRHIDNPPEKKAEKQHYNQRTMKRLKELFCQGGKCIYVAPSGGRDRRNLDGEIEIASFDPHSIEIFRLIAKQAKRPAHFYPLALATFEILPPPPKIEKEIGEPRWAKRKGIFFYFGDEMQLGCLGDADRQNRHAKRRARAIYIWNVIRENYATIKRGFLK, from the coding sequence ATGACATTTCTTGAGAAACTCAAAACAGCATATGAGACAAAAGCTGTTGATGAAAAAAACTATAGGACGATTGCAAGTCTTTATAAGAGCTATGTTCATGCTTTGCAAACTGATCATCTAGATATGATGGATTACGAGTCGATTTTTGAATCTTTTCTTCAATTTGTAACTGAACAAATTGCACATCCTTATCAATTCGAATCTTTCCATAAAAAGATCACTAAACCTTACAATTACTACAAGTTTGGAATGGATTTTTTACGCCCTCTTGTGAATAAAAAAAAGAGTCGAATATTTAAAATTGAAAATGTAAAAAAAATGACTCAACAGCTTGAACAAGGAGATAATATTATTCTGTTTGCCAATCATCAAACTGAGGTTGATCCTCAATTGATGAGTCTTGCTCTTGAAGAGACTTATCCCGAATTTGCTGGTGAAGTTATTTTTGTAGCTGGTAATAGAGTAGTTTCTGATCCTATGGCGATTCCTTTTAGCATGGGATGTAATTTATTATGTATCTACTCCAAAAGACATATTGATAACCCACCTGAAAAGAAAGCTGAGAAACAACATTACAATCAAAGAACAATGAAACGATTAAAAGAGCTTTTCTGCCAGGGTGGAAAATGTATCTATGTAGCCCCCAGTGGGGGGCGCGATCGTCGAAACCTTGATGGAGAAATTGAGATTGCTTCCTTTGATCCCCATAGTATTGAAATTTTCCGATTAATTGCAAAACAAGCTAAGAGACCTGCGCATTTTTATCCTCTTGCTTTAGCTACCTTTGAGATTCTTCCTCCTCCTCCAAAAATTGAAAAAGAGATTGGTGAGCCACGGTGGGCAAAACGAAAAGGAATTTTTTTTTACTTTGGAGATGAAATGCAACTTGGTTGTCTTGGAGATGCAGATAGGCAAAATAGACATGCAAAAAGAAGAGCTCGTGCAATATATATTTGGAATGTAATTAGAGAAAATTATGCAACAATTAAGCGAGGATTCTTAAAATGA